A segment of the Mesotoga infera genome:
TTTTCGAGGTGTTCTACACCCTTTTTAGATGGGAGACTGGAGAGGCTCTATTGGTGAAGAGTTCGGTGAGTAGAGATGCGCCCGTTATCACAACCGTGATGCACCTTTGGCCTACGGCAAGGTTTTATGAAAGGGACGTTCACGAGTTCTTCGGTATAGTTTTCGATGGTAACCCCGACCTTAAACCACTCATACTCGAAAACTGGAAGGAAATCCCTCCGATGAGAAAGGACTTCGATCCGCAGAAATACTCGAACGAGCACTTCCCGGACAGGCATTACGGATCCGAGTTCCTGGTCGAAGGGGGCGGTGAGAATGAGTAAGGAAGTCAAGTTGTTCTTGGGACCCAACCACCCCGGGATGCACGGCAATTCAAGCGTCCACCTTTACGTGGAAGGTGACACTGTCGTCAGGGCGAGACTCGTCCCCGGCTTCCTTCACAGGGGCTTCGAGAAACTAATGGAGAGAAGGGGCTGGATGCAAAATCTTGCCTTGATCCCCAGAATCTGCGTGCCCGAACCGGATATCAACGAAGCGGTTTACGCGATGGCAGTCGAGGTGCTAAGCGGGACGGAGGTGCCAGAAAGAGCTCAATGGATAAGAATGATAATTCTAGAGCTGGCGAGAATCGCTTCCCATCTGATGGCTTTGGGTGGAGTCGGAGGATCTACCGGTCTCTACACAATCTCACACTGGACTCTTGCCGACAGGGACAGGATTCTAGATATCTTCGAGAAGATTACCGGCGCAAGGATCTATCACATGTATATCGTTCCTGGAGGTGTAAGAAAGGATCTGCCCGAGGGAATCGAGTCTGAGATAGTTGAATTTCTGGATTACATAGAAAGCAGGAGCGATGAATTTGAGAATCTGCTTCTGAAAAACAGGATAATCAGAACGAGGACAGAGGGTCTCGCGCTTCTAACAAGAGAAGAAGCGCTTGAAATAGGTGTAACCGGAGTTGGACTGAGAGCGACTGGTTTGCCTTACGACATAAGAAAGAGCGATCCGTATGCAAAATATGACAGCGTGGTTTTCGACGTTCCTACAGCAACTGAAGGTGATGCCTTTGCCAGATTTACCTTGAAATATTATGAGATGAAGCAGAGTATAAGGATACTGAGGCAGGTAATTGAGAAAATGCCGGAGGGGCCTGTAAACGCAAAGATCTCATCTGGCAGCGCGCTCAGATGGAGGGTGCCAGAGGGGACCGTCTACACTCACATAGAGTCATC
Coding sequences within it:
- a CDS encoding NADH-quinone oxidoreductase subunit C, whose product is MNSMNEILKEVMAISGEFSVKEVTARESIIFVETSRLNAILEILKRKGFSHLSLITGVDRIEDGVFEVFYTLFRWETGEALLVKSSVSRDAPVITTVMHLWPTARFYERDVHEFFGIVFDGNPDLKPLILENWKEIPPMRKDFDPQKYSNEHFPDRHYGSEFLVEGGGENE
- a CDS encoding NADH-quinone oxidoreductase subunit D → MSKEVKLFLGPNHPGMHGNSSVHLYVEGDTVVRARLVPGFLHRGFEKLMERRGWMQNLALIPRICVPEPDINEAVYAMAVEVLSGTEVPERAQWIRMIILELARIASHLMALGGVGGSTGLYTISHWTLADRDRILDIFEKITGARIYHMYIVPGGVRKDLPEGIESEIVEFLDYIESRSDEFENLLLKNRIIRTRTEGLALLTREEALEIGVTGVGLRATGLPYDIRKSDPYAKYDSVVFDVPTATEGDAFARFTLKYYEMKQSIRILRQVIEKMPEGPVNAKISSGSALRWRVPEGTVYTHIESSRGEYGYFVVSDGGEKPYRINVRGASFPQGLYGVEKLLAGTRIEDVALWLTTMDFCPPEIDR